The Solanum lycopersicum chromosome 6, SLM_r2.1 genome has a window encoding:
- the LOC101265037 gene encoding uncharacterized protein, protein MTLFGRPALPFSTGKMSKLIAYSFFASLLFILQFSSPVLSIRRDVSLQNTYTCRTTVQGRYLIADDMGQVCDALSIDPHTRCCRGKSERFSCNGCNLVSQCCDSYEFCVSCCLNPSRTQKDLAVNVKISKPITAGMYSSIFDFCTGRCRHNSESVVHENAYLSEFHHCFSIPSNSSSGGGSGVQTEVRLAGINVVIGRQGESCDSVCKSSGQSCVPNKFVLLNQCETMHKYLSCKGGCLASVGADQPAEVIDDAPRDLNPGACLYTSQVSVLSCDGSHQHTKRLCPCA, encoded by the coding sequence ATGACTCTATTTGGAAGACCGGCACTTCCATTTTCCACcggaaaaatgtcaaaattgaTAGCATACTCCTTCTTTGCATCTCTGctattcatacttcaattttcTTCTCCAGTATTATCTATCAGGAGGGATGTTAGTCTTCAAAACACATATACCTGTAGAACTACCGTTCAAGGAAGATATTTGATTGCCGATGATATGGGTCAAGTCTGTGATGCACTCTCCATTGATCCCCATACTCGCTGCTGCCGTGGGAAATCAGAGCGATTCTCTTGCAATGGTTGTAATCTCGTTTCACAATGTTGCGATTCCTATGAATTTTGTGTCTCTTGCTGTTTGAATCCGTCCAGGACACAAAAGGATCTGGCGGTAAATGTGAAGATATCTAAGCCCATAACAGCAGGGATGTATTCAAgtatttttgatttttgtacAGGAAGATGTCGTCATAATTCGGAAAGTGTGGTTCATGAAAACGCTTATCTCAGTGAATTTCATCATTGTTTTTCTATACCGTCTAATTCTTCTTCTGGCGGTGGTTCTGGTGTACAAACTGAAGTGAGGTTGGCTGGTATAAATGTTGTGATAGGAAGACAAGGTGAATCGTGTGATTCGGTGTGTAAATCTAGTGGTCAGTCTTGTGTTCCGAACAAATTTGTGTTGCTTAATCAGTGTGAAACGATGCATAAGTACTTGAGCTGTAAAGGTGGATGTTTGGCAAGTGTTGGAGCTGATCAGCCTGCTGAAGTAATTGATGATGCTCCCAGAGATTTGAACCCTGGAGCCTGCTTGTACACCTCGCAAGTGTCCGTGCTATCTTGTGATGGTTCGCATCAGCATACGAAGAGGCTATGCCCCTGCGCGTAG
- the LOC101264732 gene encoding F-box/LRR-repeat protein 4 isoform X1: protein MRGRDWINQILPDELILDIFRHLESKSSRDACALVCKRWLRLERLSRLTLRIGASGCPDVFIKLLARRFVNVRNVFVDERLSISLPIPLGRRRGTDHSVISALKIHSLAETNGTEDNETESYCLSDAGLAAVAAGFSKLEKLSLIWCSNVTHVGLRSIAEKCIFLKSLDLQGCYVGDQGLAAVGEFSKQLEDLNLRFCEGLTDAGFIKLVDGSGKTLKSISLAACAKVTDTSLEAVGSHCRSLESLSLDSECIHDKGVLAVAQGCPQLKVLKLQCVNVTDGALQGVGTCCLSLELLALYSFQIFTDKSLCAIGKGCKRLKSLTLNDCTFLSDKGLEAVAVGCTGLTHLEVNGCHNIGTYGLESIARSCTHLSELALLYCQRIGNFALSEIGKGCKFLQALHLVDCASIGDEAICSIARGCCNLKRLHIRRCYEVGNKGIIAVGENCKFLTDLSLRFCDRVGDEALVAIGEGCSLHHLNVSGCHQIGDAGIIAIARGCPELSYLDVSVLQDLGDMAMVELGEGCPLLRDIVLSHCRQITDVGLSYIANRCTLLETSHMVYCPGITAAGVATMITSCTNIKKVLVEKWKVSPRTKRRAGSIISYLCVDL from the exons ATGAGAGGGCGTGATTGGATCAATCAAATCCTGCCGGATGAGCTTATTCTCGATATTTTCCGGCATCTGGAATCAAAATCAAGCCGTGACGCTTGTGCACTTGTCTGCAAGCGTTGGCTCCGTCTCGAGCGTCTCAGTCGTCTCACTTTACGAATTGGTGCCTCTGGCTGCCCCGATGTGTTTATTAAACTGCTCGCTCGCCGCTTCGTCAATGTCCGGAATGTGTTTGTCGACGAGAGACTATCCATTTCTCTCCCGATTCCACTT GGAAGAAGGCGTGGCACTGATCATTCCGTGATTTCAGCTCTAAAGATCCATTCCCTGGCCGAAACAAATGGTACGGAAGACAATGAAACAGAATCTTACTGTTTGTCAGATGCTGGGTTGGCTGCTGTTGCTGCTGGCTTCAGTAAGCTTGAAAAGCTGAGCTTAATATGGTGCTCCAATGTGACACATGTAGGGCTGAGGTCTATAGCTGAAAAGTGTATATTTTTGAAGTCTTTGGATTTACAG GGCTGTTATGTTGGAGATCAAGGTCTAGCAGCTGTTGGAGAGTTCTCTAAGCAACTTGAAGATTTGAATTTGCGGTTCTGTGAAGGCCTAACTGACGCAGGCTTCATTAAATTGGTAGATGGTTCCGGGAAGACGTTGAAATCTATTAGTTTGGCTGCCTGTGCAAAAGTAACTGATACATCCTTGGAAGCTGTGGGATCTCATTGTAGATCTTTGGAGTCCTTGTCACTAGACTCAGAGTGTATCCATGATAAAGGTGTACTTGCTGTTGCCCAAGGATGCCCTCAATTGAAGGTTCTGAAGCTACAATGCGTCAATGTTACAGATGGTGCTCTCCAAGGCGTTGGCACTTGCTGTTTGTCGCTGGAGTTGTTGGCTCTTTACAGTTTCCAAATATTTACGGACAA GAGTCTGTGTGCTATTGGTAAAGGGTGCAAACGGTTGAAATCTCTTACCTTGAATGATTGTACTTTCTTAAGTGACAAAGGCTTGGAAGCAGTTGCAGTTGGTTGCACTGGGCTCACACATCTTGAGGTTAATGGCTGCCACAATATAGGAACATATGGACTGGAGTCTATTGCAAGATCTTGCAC GCATCTGTCCGAGTTGGCCTTGCTGTATTGTCAAAGAATTGGTAATTTTGCATTGTCTGAGATTGGCAAAGGATGCAAGTTCTTGCAAGCTTTACATTTGGTAGATTGTGCGAGTATTGGGGACGAAGCCATATGTTCTATAGCCAGAGGATGCTGCAACCTCAAAAGGCTCCACATCCGTCGATGTTATGAG GTTGGAAATAAGGGAATTATAGCTGTTGGCGAGAACTGTAAATTTCTTACAGACCTTAGCCTCCGATTCTGCGATAG AGTAGGGGATGAAGCACTTGTGGCTATTGGTGAAGGTTGCTCTCTGCATCATTTAAATGTCAGTGGCTGCCACCAAATTGGGGATGCTGGAATAATTGCCATAGCAAGGGGGTGCCCTGAACTCAGTTACTTGGATGTGAGTGTACTCCAG GATTTGGGTGATATGGCCATGGTGGAGCTAGGTGAAGGATGTCCCTTGCTGAGGGATATTGTGTTGTCTCACTGTCGTCAAATAACTGATGTAGGTTTAAGTTATATTGCTAATAGGTGTACCTTGTTGGAAACTAGCCACATGGTCTATTGCCCTGGTATTACCGCTGCTGGAGTAGCCACGATGATAACAAGCTGCACAAATATAAAGAAAGTTCTTGTGGAGAAGTGGAAAGTGAGTCCAAGAACGAAAAGGAGAGCAGGATCCATCATCTCCTATCTCTGTGTTGATCTGTAA
- the LOC101264732 gene encoding F-box/LRR-repeat protein 4 isoform X2: protein MRGRDWINQILPDELILDIFRHLESKSSRDACALVCKRWLRLERLSRLTLRIGASGCPDVFIKLLARRFVNVRNVFVDERLSISLPIPLGRRRGTDHSVISALKIHSLAETNGTEDNETESYCLSDAGLAAVAAGFSKLEKLSLIWCSNVTHVGLRSIAEKCIFLKSLDLQGCYVGDQGLAAVGEFSKQLEDLNLRFCEGLTDAGFIKLVDGSGKTLKSISLAACAKVTDTSLEAVGSHCRSLESLSLDSECIHDKGVLAVAQGCPQLKVLKLQCVNVTDGALQGVGTCCLSLELLALYSFQIFTDKSLCAIGKGCKRLKSLTLNDCTFLSDKGLEAVAVGCTGLTHLEVNGCHNIGTYGLESIARSCTHLSELALLYCQRIGNFALSEIGKGCKFLQALHLVDCASIGDEAICSIARGCCNLKRLHIRRCYEVGNKGIIAVGENCKFLTDLSLRFCDRVGDEALVAIGEGCSLHHLNVSGCHQIGDAGIIAIARGCPELSYLDDLGDMAMVELGEGCPLLRDIVLSHCRQITDVGLSYIANRCTLLETSHMVYCPGITAAGVATMITSCTNIKKVLVEKWKVSPRTKRRAGSIISYLCVDL from the exons ATGAGAGGGCGTGATTGGATCAATCAAATCCTGCCGGATGAGCTTATTCTCGATATTTTCCGGCATCTGGAATCAAAATCAAGCCGTGACGCTTGTGCACTTGTCTGCAAGCGTTGGCTCCGTCTCGAGCGTCTCAGTCGTCTCACTTTACGAATTGGTGCCTCTGGCTGCCCCGATGTGTTTATTAAACTGCTCGCTCGCCGCTTCGTCAATGTCCGGAATGTGTTTGTCGACGAGAGACTATCCATTTCTCTCCCGATTCCACTT GGAAGAAGGCGTGGCACTGATCATTCCGTGATTTCAGCTCTAAAGATCCATTCCCTGGCCGAAACAAATGGTACGGAAGACAATGAAACAGAATCTTACTGTTTGTCAGATGCTGGGTTGGCTGCTGTTGCTGCTGGCTTCAGTAAGCTTGAAAAGCTGAGCTTAATATGGTGCTCCAATGTGACACATGTAGGGCTGAGGTCTATAGCTGAAAAGTGTATATTTTTGAAGTCTTTGGATTTACAG GGCTGTTATGTTGGAGATCAAGGTCTAGCAGCTGTTGGAGAGTTCTCTAAGCAACTTGAAGATTTGAATTTGCGGTTCTGTGAAGGCCTAACTGACGCAGGCTTCATTAAATTGGTAGATGGTTCCGGGAAGACGTTGAAATCTATTAGTTTGGCTGCCTGTGCAAAAGTAACTGATACATCCTTGGAAGCTGTGGGATCTCATTGTAGATCTTTGGAGTCCTTGTCACTAGACTCAGAGTGTATCCATGATAAAGGTGTACTTGCTGTTGCCCAAGGATGCCCTCAATTGAAGGTTCTGAAGCTACAATGCGTCAATGTTACAGATGGTGCTCTCCAAGGCGTTGGCACTTGCTGTTTGTCGCTGGAGTTGTTGGCTCTTTACAGTTTCCAAATATTTACGGACAA GAGTCTGTGTGCTATTGGTAAAGGGTGCAAACGGTTGAAATCTCTTACCTTGAATGATTGTACTTTCTTAAGTGACAAAGGCTTGGAAGCAGTTGCAGTTGGTTGCACTGGGCTCACACATCTTGAGGTTAATGGCTGCCACAATATAGGAACATATGGACTGGAGTCTATTGCAAGATCTTGCAC GCATCTGTCCGAGTTGGCCTTGCTGTATTGTCAAAGAATTGGTAATTTTGCATTGTCTGAGATTGGCAAAGGATGCAAGTTCTTGCAAGCTTTACATTTGGTAGATTGTGCGAGTATTGGGGACGAAGCCATATGTTCTATAGCCAGAGGATGCTGCAACCTCAAAAGGCTCCACATCCGTCGATGTTATGAG GTTGGAAATAAGGGAATTATAGCTGTTGGCGAGAACTGTAAATTTCTTACAGACCTTAGCCTCCGATTCTGCGATAG AGTAGGGGATGAAGCACTTGTGGCTATTGGTGAAGGTTGCTCTCTGCATCATTTAAATGTCAGTGGCTGCCACCAAATTGGGGATGCTGGAATAATTGCCATAGCAAGGGGGTGCCCTGAACTCAGTTACTTGGAT GATTTGGGTGATATGGCCATGGTGGAGCTAGGTGAAGGATGTCCCTTGCTGAGGGATATTGTGTTGTCTCACTGTCGTCAAATAACTGATGTAGGTTTAAGTTATATTGCTAATAGGTGTACCTTGTTGGAAACTAGCCACATGGTCTATTGCCCTGGTATTACCGCTGCTGGAGTAGCCACGATGATAACAAGCTGCACAAATATAAAGAAAGTTCTTGTGGAGAAGTGGAAAGTGAGTCCAAGAACGAAAAGGAGAGCAGGATCCATCATCTCCTATCTCTGTGTTGATCTGTAA
- the LOC101265343 gene encoding S-adenosylmethionine decarboxylase proenzyme 4-like: MAASGFEGFEKRLEIHFSGDDPAIEMGGLRQLDFDSLEQVLHAVQCTVVSAVSNQYFDSYVLSESSLFVYPTKIIIKTCGTTQLLKSIRPFIHFACQMGLIITECRYTRGNYIFPKAQPYPHTSFKEEISYLQDQLPNHLCYRKASVMPSKFTSHSWHVFSACDKFYPIPIPNDQYTVEICMTDLDLVLARKFFKNPDTTGKQMTEVTGIGEIIPSALICEFAFDPCGYSMNGIDGDRYSTIHVTPEDGFSYASYECVGSVYDEDDIDRILKKVVQVFLPGTMSVSISCSSSSSSSEISTRIVKAVEPLGMKRRNCTIDEFPAAGTVVFQTFTLTGNR, translated from the coding sequence ATGGCTGCTTCTGGATTTGAAGGATTTGAGAAGAGACTTGAGATACACTTCTCTGGCGATGATCCTGCGATCGAAATGGGAGGTCTCCGGCAACTAGATTTTGATTCCTTGGAGCAAGTACTACATGCTGTGCAGTGCACAGTGGTGTCAGCTGTTTCGAATCAATATTTTGATTCTTACGTACTATCAGAATCAAGCCTCTTTGTATATCCTACCAAAATAATCATCAAAACTTGTGGAACCACCCAGTTGTTGAAATCAATCCGTCCGTTCATCCATTTCGCGTGCCAAATGGGACTTATCATAACAGAGTGTAGGTACACTCGAGGAAATTACATTTTCCCCAAAGCACAGCCGTATCCACACACAAGTTTCAAAGAAGAAATCTCTTATTTGCAGGATCAATTACCTAATCATCTTTGCTACAGAAAAGCCTCTGTTATGCCATCGAAATTCACTTCACATTCATGGCATGTTTTCTCTGCTTGTGATAAGTTTTACCCAATCCCAATTCCCAACGATCAGTATACCGTGGAAATTTGTATGACGGATCTCGACCTGGTACTTGCCCGGAAGTTTTTTAAGAATCCGGATACAACCGGAAAACAGATGACGGAGGTGACCGGAATTGGAGAAATCATTCCGAGTGCTTTGATTTGTGAATTTGCTTTTGATCCTTGTGGATACTCCATGAATGGGATTGATGGAGATCGCTACTCTACGATTCATGTGACGCCGGAAGACGGTTTTAGTTACGCGAGCTATGAGTGTGTGGGATCAGTTTATGATGAGGACGACATTGATAGGATCTTGAAGAAGGTTGTTCAGGTTTTCCTACCGGGGACAATGTCAGTGTCCATTTCGTGTTcgagcagcagcagcagcagtgAGATTTCTACCAGAATTGTTAAAGCTGTCGAGCCACTGGGGATGAAACGGCGGAATTGCACCATTGATGAATTCCCAGCAGCCGGAACTGTGGTGTTTCAAACTTTTACGTTGACGGGAAATAGGTGA